The following proteins are encoded in a genomic region of Reichenbachiella sp.:
- a CDS encoding chemotaxis protein CheW, whose translation MALGKNVKKDKLIPSKPKKETKAVKAKNKPAAKPAKKSTSKPKKKVVQKVVKPPVVEQGVVEKVETPVVEQEIVESPKLNTAKRVLPANFLTKEEMEERKRLKAKYDQDILNLRGQSVQLIVFKLGGERYALEIDKVKEIVPAPTISKLPRAPKFMKGVANIRGSVMVIMDLEDKFELFKSEEISEKTFTLVIKNERFRVGILVSEVPTTLKVQGDIIESSSGIMSNTVLDETFIKGLIKQEEGMIILLDIIELIESDEVRVIAESVEDGN comes from the coding sequence ATGGCTTTAGGTAAGAACGTTAAGAAAGATAAGTTGATTCCTTCCAAACCAAAGAAGGAAACAAAAGCTGTGAAGGCCAAAAATAAGCCGGCTGCAAAGCCAGCAAAGAAAAGTACATCTAAACCGAAGAAGAAGGTTGTTCAAAAGGTAGTGAAGCCTCCGGTGGTTGAACAAGGTGTGGTAGAAAAAGTGGAGACGCCAGTGGTTGAGCAAGAAATTGTTGAAAGTCCGAAACTAAACACCGCCAAAAGAGTACTGCCTGCCAACTTCCTAACCAAGGAAGAAATGGAGGAACGAAAGAGACTCAAGGCTAAGTATGATCAGGATATTTTGAACCTACGTGGACAAAGTGTTCAGTTGATAGTTTTTAAGTTGGGAGGAGAGAGATATGCACTGGAGATAGATAAGGTAAAAGAAATTGTTCCGGCTCCTACCATCTCAAAATTGCCAAGAGCACCAAAATTCATGAAGGGTGTAGCCAACATCAGAGGGTCTGTGATGGTGATTATGGATTTAGAGGACAAGTTTGAATTGTTTAAATCAGAGGAAATTAGTGAAAAGACATTTACGCTGGTAATTAAAAATGAGCGCTTCAGAGTCGGGATTTTGGTCAGCGAAGTGCCTACCACGCTCAAAGTGCAAGGAGATATTATTGAGAGTTCTTCAGGTATCATGAGCAATACAGTTTTGGATGAGACTTTTATCAAAGGGCTAATCAAACAGGAAGAAGGGATGATCATCCTGTTAGATATTATTGAATTAATTGAAAGTGACGAAGTAAGAGTTATTGCAGAGTCGGTAGAAGACGGCAACTAG
- the cheB gene encoding chemotaxis-specific protein-glutamate methyltransferase CheB: MKDTRVLIADDSGFMRLLISDILSENEGMQVVGAAVDGKDAVAKVKELQPDVLLLDMNMGEYDGIYAVKNIMKDNPLPILILSSVGNTNLQPIFDALQEGAVDYLNKPSRGNAKMRLIETELIQKIRSVTRAKPMAVKPNNKNTHQHTFDENSRFDLIVIGASTGGPSALEEIIVSLPSNLNVPVVIGQHMPTNFIAPFVKRLNKLSPLNVVVGTKNMEPTAGNVIIAPGNANMVLIKKGKRCKVDFTDQQFKEYNNPSINSIMLSAAKVFGARTLGVILTGMGKDGVEGMKAIKEAGGYTIAQNEKSSIIYGMPKAAVQCGAIDKSIDIKEIGSFIVSSL; the protein is encoded by the coding sequence ATGAAAGACACAAGAGTACTCATAGCGGACGATTCAGGTTTTATGCGCCTCCTTATTTCAGATATTTTGTCTGAAAATGAGGGCATGCAGGTCGTTGGAGCTGCTGTGGATGGAAAGGATGCTGTAGCTAAAGTGAAGGAGCTTCAGCCTGACGTACTGCTTCTTGATATGAACATGGGAGAGTATGATGGCATCTATGCGGTGAAAAACATCATGAAGGATAATCCGCTACCGATTTTGATTTTGAGCTCTGTGGGTAATACCAATCTTCAGCCGATTTTTGATGCGCTTCAGGAAGGTGCGGTGGATTATCTCAACAAACCCTCTCGAGGAAATGCCAAAATGCGTTTGATTGAAACTGAGCTTATTCAGAAGATTCGGAGTGTGACTCGGGCGAAGCCCATGGCAGTAAAGCCTAATAACAAAAACACTCATCAGCATACATTTGATGAGAATAGCCGGTTCGACCTAATTGTGATTGGCGCGTCTACCGGAGGTCCAAGTGCCTTGGAAGAAATAATCGTGTCGTTGCCTTCGAACCTCAATGTTCCGGTGGTTATCGGCCAGCATATGCCGACCAATTTTATTGCGCCATTTGTAAAACGGTTGAATAAGCTCAGCCCGCTCAATGTGGTAGTCGGAACTAAAAACATGGAGCCAACCGCGGGTAACGTAATTATCGCTCCTGGCAATGCTAACATGGTATTGATAAAAAAAGGAAAAAGATGCAAGGTTGATTTTACAGATCAGCAGTTCAAAGAATATAACAATCCATCTATCAACTCAATTATGCTCTCTGCAGCGAAAGTTTTTGGAGCGCGTACCCTGGGTGTCATTCTCACAGGAATGGGCAAGGATGGAGTAGAAGGAATGAAGGCCATAAAAGAGGCCGGAGGTTACACTATTGCACAAAATGAAAAGTCGAGCATTATTTATGGAATGCCAAAGGCAGCGGTGCAATGTGGTGCGATTGACAAGTCAATCGATATCAAGGAGATAGGTAGTTTTATAGTCAGTAGTTTATAA